TGGATCGCGCCGTTGCCAAGCTGGTCTCTCCGCATCAGCGGCTGGTTCAACAGCAACAGCGGCTGGATCACTTGACACAAAGGCTGCAGCGAGTGGCCCGAGGAGCTCCCGAGGCGGCGGCGTTGCGTCTGGCTACGCTTAAGGCGCGGCTGGTGCGCAGCATTCCTCAGGTAGCTGCACGAGAGCAAAGTCTGAACTTGCTTTTCCAGCGGCTGGAAAAAAGCCTGGCTCATGCCCTGATTCTGCGTCGCCAGCGTCTGGCGGCGGCCCAGCAAACGCTTCAGGCCTTGTCGCCTCGCCTTATCATCAATCGTGGATATGCCATAGTCAGGGATAGCGAGGGGAAAGTTGTAAAAAATGCGTTAGACTTAAAGATTGGTGAACGACTCGATGTCGAGTTGAGTCGCGGTCATGTGACGGTGGATGTGGTGCGCACGCACGATCTGCTTTAGGCTGCGTCGTCCTTGTTGGATACCAAACACGGTTTTTTTTTAGAAGGAATTGAAATGGCATTCACTCTTCCAGCTCTTCCATACGAACTCAACGCCCTTGAGCCACACATCTCCAAAGAAACCTTGGAGTATCACTACGGTAAGCATCATCAGGCTTACGTCACCAACCTGAACAATCTGGTTGCTGGCACCGAATTCGAAAATGCTTCCCTGGAAGATGTGGTCAAGAAATCCTCCGGTGGCGTGTTCAACAACGCTGCTCAGGTCTGGAACCACACTTTCTACTGGAACAGCCTGGCTCCCAATGGCGGCGGCGCTCCTACCGGCAAGCTGGCTGACGCCATCAATGCAAAATGGGGCAGCTTCGATGCCTTCAAAGAAGCCTTTACCAAGTCTGCTGTTGGCAACTTCGGTTCGGGCTGGACCTGGTTGGTCAAAAAGGCCGACGGTTCCCTGGATATCGTCAACACCAGCAACGCTGGCACGACCCTGACCTCCGATGATGTTGCCTTGATCACCTGTGACGTCTGGGAACACGCTTACTACATCGACTACCGCAACGCCCGTCCCAAGTACCTGGAAATTTTCTGGAACCTGGTGAACTGGGATTTTGCGGCCAAGAACCTGGGCTAAACGCTTTAGGGAAGGGCAGTGCTCATCAGAGGACTGCCCACTAATAAAAAACCGCCAAGCGCATGCTGGCGGTTTTTTTTGGCCTTGAGACTGCTCAGGAAAGCGCGGCTTGAGCCTGGCAGGGGTCTGCTGGTTTTTACATCTGTGATTGCTGATAATTTTCCAGGCCGACTTTCTCTATCAAGCCCAATTGTTTTTCCAGCCAATAGGCGTGGTCTTCTTCTGTGTCACGCAGTTGAGCCAGAATGATGTCGCGCGTCACGAAGTCGCTGGCGGATTCGGCCAGTTCAATCCCTTTGCGCAATGCGGCACGCACTTCGTATTCCAGATCCAGGTCTTTGCGCAGCATGCTCACTACGTCATGCCCGGGCTCAAACGCGGTAGGTCGCATGTCAGGAATGCCGTCGAGCATCAGAATCCGGCGGATCAGGGCGTCGGCATGCTGGGTTTCTTCTTCCATTTCATGGTTCATTCGCTCGTAGAGCCGGGTAAAGCCCAGATGTTCATAAAACCGGGAATGGATAAAGTATTGGTCGCGTGCTGCCAGTTCGCCGCGTAGCAATTGATTCAAATAATTGATGACTTCGGGGTTGCCTAGCATGATGATGAGCCTGTAGGGGGTGTCGACGTGGCAAGTATGCCATGCGCAACGAAATTGCGGGACGTGTGCCGGGGCCGCGGGGCAAGGTGATCAGACAGCCTGTCACGGGGTCTTGTGGCGGGTCGGTCTGGCAAGGGGGGGCGTAGTTTGCTGGTCGGGGCATCGGAAGTCACTCTGTTAAAATGACCACGGTGTGGACAGCCGCAGGGACGGCGAAAATACCCGTGATGTTCAGGCGCTACTATCAAAACAGTAGATTTGGAGCGTTCTGTAGAGGGCGCTCACCTCATTTTATTCCAGTTATCAGGGTGATTTTCATGACTCAGGACGCCTTTATTTGTGACGCAATTCGTACGCCTTTCGGACGTTATGGTGGTTCGCTGTCCGCTGTGAGGGCGGATGACCTGGGCGCAGTGCCCATCGCAGCCCTGATGAAGCGCAATCCGCAAGTCGATTGGAGCAAGCTCGATGACGTGATGTACGGTTGCGCCAATCAAGCCGGTGAAGACAATCGTAACGTTGCGCGCATGTCTGCGCTGTTGGCTGGTTTGCCCGTGGACGTGCCCGGTGTGACCCTGAACCGTCTGTGTGGCTCGGGCCTGGACGCGATTGGATCGGCCGCTCGCGCGATTCGCGCCGGCGATGCCTCCTTCATCCTGGCCGGTGGTGTGGAAAGCATGAGCCGTGCTCCCTTCGTCGTGGGCAAGGCGGAAACAGCTTTTTCCCGCAGCGCAGGAATGTACGACACCACGATCGGCTGGCGTTTCATCAACAAGGCCATGAAAGAGCAGTACGGGGTGGATTCCATGCCCGAAACGGCTGAGAATGTGGCGCAGCAGTTCAACGTGTCGCGTGAAGACCAGGACCTGTTTGCGTTCAACAGTCAGTTGCGTGCGGCCGCTGCTCAGGAGGCCGGCATTCTGGCTGAGGAAATTACGCCTGTAATTATTCCGCAGCGCAAAGGCGATGCCATTGTGGTGGACAAGGATGAGCATCCCCGTGCTACGACGCTGGAGTCTCTGGCTCGTTTGAAACCTGTCGTGCGTGCCGATGGTACCGTCACCGCTGGCAATGCGTCTGGGGTGAACGATGGTGCCTGCGCACTGTTGGTTGCCAACAAGGCAAGCGTGCAGGCGCATGGTCTGACACCTCGGGCGCGTGTGGTGGCCATGGCGTTTGCCGGCGTGGAGCCCCGCATCATGGGTATTGGCCCCGCTCCTGCCAGCCAGAAAGTCCTGGCCCTGGCCGGACTGACCTTGGATCAAATGGATGTGATTGAATTGAACGAGGCCTTTGCCGCGCAGGGTCTGGCGGTCACGCGCATGCTGGGCCTGGCCGACAATGATCCGCGCGTGAACCCGAATGGGGGCGCAATTGCGTTGGGCCACCCGCTGGGTGCCAGTGGCGCGCGTTTGGCGATTGCAGCTATCAATCAACTGCATCGTACTGGTGGCCGCTACGCCCTGTGCACCATGTGTATTGGCGTCGGTCAGGGCGTGGCTTTGATTCTTGAGCGCGTCTAAGCTAGGGTTTTAGAGCAGGCAGGCCGGTGATCTTCTCACCGGCCTTTTTATTGGCCTGCTTAAACCAGCCCTGCTCCATCTCCAGGGCGTAGCGTACGGGTTGCACCGGGCAGTGGGATTGAAGATCAAAGGGTTGCATGGCCTCGATATTGCTAATGGTGCCGTCATCCGTAATGAAGGCAATATCCAGCGGCAAAGGCGTATTCTTCATCCAGAAGCAAGGCATTCCGGTTTGTTCGAATACAAATAACATGCCGTGATCGGGGGGCAGGCTTTCTCGATGCATCAAACCTTGTGCACGCGTCTCATCGCGATCAGCCACTTCGGCCTGGATCTGTTTGGAACCCAGTTTCAGTGTCAGGATGGGAAGAGTCTCATTTGCCAGGGCCGGGGCGCTGATGCAAAACGCGGCCAGAAGACAGGCAAAAAAAACAGGGCGCGCAGGCCCCGTAGTCGTCGTGCGATACTGCATGTGTGTTGCGAACCTGCTTTTGTTAGAATCGAGAGCGCAAGAAATCTTAAGGCGAAGTAATATTAAGTGCCTGCTTGCCTTTGGGGCCTTGGGCAACTTCATACAGAACTTTCTGGCCTTCTTTCAACGTCTTGAACCCGTTCATCTGAATGGATGAAAAATGAGCGAAGAGATCTTCGCCGCCGTTATCGGGTGTAATAAACCCAAAGCCTTTGGCGTCATTGAACCACTTAACGGTCCCGGATAGTTTTTGATTGTCTCCAGTGCCTGCGGTGGTGGTAGTTTCCGACATGCTTGCTGCCTCTCAACTTAGTGTATGGTTGATACTTTTTGCGGCCCCTCCCTGGGCCTGTGATCGCGGTACTCCATTTTTTTATGAAGTTGACACGATCAGTCGGATGATGCTGAATTTTGTTCCCCCCAGTCAACCTATGGAAAGCACCTAGTTCTGTATTATGGCCATTGAGATCGATAAGCAAGGCGCCACAACGGTAGAGCGCCAATCCGCGCGGCTTGCCCCACCACCCATGTATCAGGTCATCTTGCTCAATGATGACTACACGCCCATGGAGTTTGTGGTGAATGTACTGGAGCGGGTGTTTGCCAAAACCCCGGAGCAGGCCGAACAGCTTATGCTTAAAGTACATTACGAAGGTCGGGCTGTCTGTGGGGTGTATCCGCGCGACATCGCGGCCACCAAGGTGGAAATTGTGCGACAACTGGCGCAGTCGCGACAGCACCCTTTGCAGTGCGTGATGGAACCGGTGCCTGATGCTTGACCATTTAATGGTTTACCGTATTGTTCAGATCAGGCAAATTAGTCATAGAATAGCCTTAACCCCTAGTTTTACTCTTGCCGTGTAGGAGGAAGCATGATCTCCGAAGAACTTGAAGTCAGTCTACACATGGCCTTTGTCGAGGCTCGTGCCGCGCGCCATGAATTCATCACGGTAGAGCATCTGCTGTTGTCCCTGCTCGATAACGCCTCCACACTGGAAGTGTTGAAAGCATGTGCTGCCGATATTGATGCACTGCGCCAGAACCTGCGTAAATTCATCAACGAAAATACGCCCACTTTTCCTGGCGAGGGCGAGGTCGACACCCAGCCCACGTTGGGCTTTCAGCGTGTGATTCAGCGTGCCATCATGCACGTATCGTCCAGTAACTCCGGTAAAAATGTGGTGTCCGGAGCGAATGTGCTGGTGGCGATGTATGGGGAAAAAGATTCGCACGCGGTGTATTACCTGCAGCAGCAAGGTGTCACGCGTCTGGATGTCGTCAATTTCCTCTCTCACGGCATTACCAAGGCCAATCCGGAGCCTGCCGCTCCCGAGCCACCCAAACCGGCCGCCGCTTCGGAAACCGATACTCGTTCGGATGCCCAGAAGTCGCCGCTGGATCTGTACGCCACCGACCTGAACACCGAAGCCAGCCTGGGTCGTATTGACCCTCTGATTGGCCGCGAGAAGGAAGTGGAGCGTGTCATCCAGGTGCTGTGCCGTCGCCGCAAGAATAATCCCTTGCTGGTGGGCGAGGCCGGCGTGGGCAAGACCGCAATTGCCGAAGGCCTGGCCTTGCGTATTCAGCGTGGCGATGTGCCGGACATTCTTAGCCAGGCACGTGTGTATGCGCTGGATATGGGTGCCTTGCTGGCTGGCACCAAGTACCGTGGCGACTTTGAGCAACGTCTGAAAGCCGTGCTCAAGCAGCTCAAGGAAACGGCCCAGTCTATTTTGTTTATCGACGAGATCCATACCTTGATCGGCGCTGGCTCGGCGTCGGGTGGTACGCTGGATGCGTCCAATCTGCTCAAGCCTGCCTTGTCTTCTGGTCAGCTCAAGTGTCTGGGGGCGACGACCTATTCGGAGTACCGCGGTATTTTCGAAAAAGACCACGCCCTGTCGCGTCGTTTTCAGAAAATCGATGTGGCCGAGCCGACGGTTGAGCAGACCATCCAGATTTTGCGTGGACTGAAAGCCAACTTCGAAGAGCATCACGGCGTGCGCTATTCGGCGGCCGCCCTGACTGCGGCTGCAGAGTTGTCTGCACGCTACATCAATGACCGCTTTTTGCCGGATAAGGCCATTGATGTGATCGACGAAGCCGGAGCCGCGCAGCGTTTGTTGCCGCGCTCCAAGCAGAAGAAAGTTATTGGCAAGGCCGATATCCAAGCAACGGTCTCGCGCATTGCCCGCATTCCGCCTCAGACCGTATCCAGCGACGATCGCAATAAGCTGGCAACCTTGGCACGCGATCTGAAATCGGTGGTGTTCGGTCAGGACATGGCGATTGATGCCCTGGCTGCCGCCATCAAGATGGCCCGTTCTGGCCTGGGGTTACCCGACAAGCCTATCGGTTCCTTCCTGTTTTCCGGCCCGACCGGTGTGGGTAAGACTGAAGTGGCTCGTCAATTGGCCTTTGTGCTGGGCGTGGAGTTGCTGCGCTTTGACATGTCCGAGTACATGGAGCGTCACACCGTATCGCGTCTGATTGGTGCGCCTCCCGGCTATGTGGGGTTTGATCAGGGTGGTTTGCTGACTGAAGCGGTCACCAAGCAGCCCCACTGTGTGCTCTTGCTGGACGAAATCGAGAAAGCGCACCCGGATGTCTATAACATCCTGCTGCAGGTGATGGATCACGGTACGCTAACGGATAACAATGGCCGCAAGGCAGATTTCCGCAACGTTATCTTGATCATGACCACCAATGCGGGGGCCGAGGCCCTGAACAAGACCAGTATCGGGTTTACGCAGGCTCAGCGCTCGGGCGATGAAATGCAGGATATCAAGCGTCATTTCTCACCAGAGTTCCGCAACCGTCTGGATGCCATTATTGGCTTTAAGCCATTGTCGCGCGATATCATCCTGCGCGTGGTGGACAAGTTCCTGATGCAACTGGAAAACCAGCTTCACGAGAAGCGGGTGGAAGTGACCTTCTCGGATGCCTTGCGCGATCATCTGGCTGCCAAGGGCTTTGATCCTGCCATGGGTGCTCGCCCCATGCATCGGCTTATTCAGGACACCATCCGTCGCGCCCTGGCTGACGAGCTCTTGTTTGGCCGTCTGGTCGATGGGGGACAGGTCGAGGTCGATCTGGACGAGAACGGTGAAGTGGTACTGGAATATCCTTCTTCAGGACCTGATGAGCCCGGCAGCAAGGCTTCTTCGCGTCCCGAGCCGGAATTAGTCGACTAAGCCGTGAGGGCATCGCGCCCCTTGATCGTCTGTACGCATTGTGACACCGTACACGAGCGAGTCCCCGTTCAAGGAGCGGGGCTCGCTCGTTGTGTACGTTGCGATACCGAACTGTACCGCCACAGCCGCTTTTCACCACGTGAATGGCAAGCGCTGGTTTTGGCAGTTTTCATTCTTTTTCTGATTGCCAACCTGTTTCCTGTCGTCCATCTGAGCATGGCGGGAAAAACGGTGGCTCCCACCTTTCCCAAGGCCTTGTTGCTGATCTGGCAGCAAGGGTATTGGGGCTTGTCCGTGATGGCCGGGCTGGTGGGGTTCTGGCTGCCCTTGTTCCAGTTGATCTTTCAATTTTGGGCCTTGGGTCTGATCGCCCGTGAAAAACCGTTGCCCGCGGATTTCGGAGTGGGGCTAAGAGCCTTGAGTCATCTTGAGCACTGGTCCATGACAGCCGTGTTGTTCCTGGGGCTAATCGTGGCTATCGTGAAGTTTGCCGGAATAGGGCATTTGACGGTGGCGCCGGGCTTGTATGCATTTTTTGCCCTGACCTTTTTGCTGACCGGCCTGAGCCGTATTACGGCAGGCCGACTTTGGCGTTGGGCCGAGGATCGTGATCTGGTTCCGATTGCAACCCGCCAGGACTTGAAAGCGTATCCGGCCTGGAGCGCCTGCACCCATTGCGGGTTTGTCCAGTCCAGCCAGAACTCACGTTGTGGCCGTTGTGCAGCGCCCGTTCACAAACGCAAACCCAATAGCCGTGCGCGGGTGGCGGCGCTGGTGCTGACGGCCTGTGTCTTTTACATTCCGGCCAATGTCCTGCCCGTCATGGAACTGCGCAGCATTATGGGCACGAGTGCCCACACTATTTTGGGTGGGGTGATCCAGCTTTGGCAATTGGGCTCCTGGGACTTGGCCCTGATTGTTTTTATTGCCAGTATTGTCGTTCCCATTACCAAGCTCTTGGCCCTGGTGATTCTGCTGATAGGACGGCGCTGGCGAGGCAATGAGGTGCAGCGGCAACGCAACCGCATTTACGATATGGTCGAGCTGATCGGGCAGTGGTCCATGCTGGACGTATTCGTCGTGGTGCTCATGGCAGCCTTGGCGAACTTTCCGGGCTTATCGCAGATCATTCCCGGCGCGGGGGCCTTGAGTTTTGGCATTGTTGTTGTCTTGACCATGCTGGCCGCGTTAAGTTATGACCCTCGCCAGGGCTGGGATCTGGACCCTCGAGAAGAGTTACTCATAGAACCGCGACCAAAGCCGTCTCCGCCTGGTACCCGGGCGACTTCCTGAAGGAAACAAGGTGCAAGAATCAAAAACACATCAGCCTGACGGCCAGACCGAGCCTGCACAACCTAAACTGATTCCCTCCAAGCAATCCCGATTCTCCTGGATCTGGATCTTGCCCATTGCTGCGGCGCTGGTCGGTGCCTCATTGGTGCTGCGTAACTGGATGCTGACCGGACCTCGCATCACGATCAGTTTTGACTCGGCCGAAGGGCTGGCCGTGGACCAGACCAAGCTGCGTTACCGCGAAGTGGATGTGGGGACAATCTCGGACATTCAGGTATCACCAGACCGAAAAGGGGTGCTGGTGACGGCGCAATTGGAGCGCGACGGCTCGGAGTTCATTACTCAGGAAGGAACACGCTTTTGGGTGGTGCGTCCTCGTCTGGGCTTGAGTGGCGTGTCGGGGTTGGGCACCTTGCTGTCGGGGGTATACATCGGTGTGGATGCCCCTTTTGCGGTCGACAAGAAGGCCGAGCAGCTGGATTTTGTAGGTCTGGAAAGTCCGCCCGAGGTGACCAGTGGCCGGGCAGGAAAACGCTATGTGTTGACCGCGCCCGAACTGGGTTCGCTGGATTTGGGCTCACCGTTGTACTACAAGGGCATCCAGGTGGGGCAGGTCAGCAGCTATGAGCTGAATGAGGACGGCAATGGGGTGCGCATACAGGTATTCGTGGACGCTCCTAATGATAAGTTCGTGACGCAGGGATCACGCTTCTGGAATGTTAGCGGTGTCAATATGTCCTTGGATTCCACCGGCTTCAATGTGCGTACGCATTCGCTGGTTTCGGCGCTGGCCGGGGGCCTGGCGTTTGATCAGATGGAAGGCGAACCCTTGGAGGTGGCGAAGGCGGACACTCAATACGAGCTGTTTCCCACGCAGGAGCGCGCCATGGCCGAGCCTGATGGCCCGGCCGTCGAGCTGCGTTTCCATTTCCATCAGTCCGTGCGTGGCTTGGTGCCCGGCTCCAAGGTGGAGTTCCGGGGGCTGGAGCTGGGGCAGGTCTATGATGTGGATCTGGAGTTTGACTTTGAGCGCAAACGTTTCTTTGCCCTGGTGAAAGCGCGTATTTATCCGCAGCGCTTCGGTCATCTGTATGAACAGGTGGTGGAGAATCGTCCGGACGACAAGGACCCGGTCAGCGCCTTGTTCAAACCGATGGTTGAACGTGGTCTGCGTGCCCAATTGCGGCCGGCCAGCCTGATTACCGGCCAGCAATATATTGCTCTGGAGTTCTTTGACAAAGCGCCTGCCGCGGAATTGGATGACACCACCAAACCCCTTGTAGTACCCGTTATTGCTGGCGATTTTGATCGCCTGCAAGAGCAGGTCAGCGATATTGTCACCAAGATTGCGGCGGTTCCTTTTGACCAGATTGGCAAGAATCTGCAAAGCGGGTTGACCGAGCTGGGACAAGTGCTCAAGCAGTTGGACAAGACCACCGTACCGCAACTGAATGGAGCCCTTAAATCCATGGATGCGGCTGTCCAGAAGCTGGGTGCCATGCTCGATTCGGATTCCGCCTTCAATGCCTCTGTCGATCAAACGCTAAGTGAGCTCAAGCGCTCCTTGCGATCCTTGCGTGATTTAAGCGATACCTTGCAAAGCCAGCCCTCTGCCGTATTGCGAGGTCGTTCCCCTGACGTGTTGCCGGAGCCCGCGCCATGATGTCCCGTTTACTGATTCCTGTGGCGATTGCCAGTTTGCTCACCGCCTGTGCCTCGAGCACGCCAACTTATTACACCTTGCAGGCCCCAGAGGCAGTCCCGGCAGACAAGGCGGTTTCCGCACAGCCCTGGAAAGGGTTTCAGTTGCGACGCCTGGATGTACCGGCGCAGTTGGACCGTCGTTCTCTGGTGCTGACGCAAGCGGCAGGGGGGCAGGTCAAGCTGCTGAACGATAGCCAGTGGGCATCGCCTTTGCCCGATGAAATGTCCTTGGCGCTGGTGTCCGGTCTGCAAAATCGCCTGGGCGTGCCCCAGTTGGCCAGCGCAGCAACCAACACGCCCCGTTGGCAGATTGATGTCCTGGTTCAACGTTTTGATTCGGTGTATGGCGAGCGTGCCACCTTGGAACTGAGTTGGACCTTGACGCCCCTGGGTTTTGAGGCACCCATTCGGCAGTGCCGCTGGCTCGATTCCGAGCCTGCCACTGGCATTACTGAATTAGTGACGGCCCACCGTCAATTGCAGCAGCGTTGGGCGGATGCGTTGGCTGCTCAGATGCAAGGTAAACCTATCCCGGTTAACCTGGGCAAGTCTATGCTGTGCGCCGCATAAGATAAAAGGTTAACCCGTTCTGTTGCGGGTTAACCTGAATACAGATTTAGGTTAACCGTCAGTATTATTTCGGCATATCGCAGTCAATACAGCGTAACCGGGATAAGAAGCATGGCCAGCACAACCTTAGGGATTAAAGTCGATATCGAGCTGCGCGAGCGTTTGCGGCGTGCGGCGGATCAATTGCAATGCACTCCGCATTGGCTGCATAAACAAGCGCTGCTGTCGTATATCGAAGGGATAGAACGAGGTGTGCTGCCCAGTGAGCTGGCTCTGTTAAGTGGGGGCGATGCGGAACTGGCCGAAGATGGCGTCGTCATGCCGGCCATTCCTTTCTATGGTTTTGCCCAAGATGTGCAACCCCAAAGTGTCCTGCGTGCCGCGATTACCGCGGCGTACCGCCGTCCTGAAACCGACTGCCTGCCCTTGCTGCTTAGCGCAGCGCGTTCATCGCAAAGTGCCCGCGCCCAGGAACTGGCAGCGCGTCTGGTCAAGGCGTTGCGTGCCAAGCGTCGTGGCGGCGGGGTCGAAGGTCTGATCCAGGAGTTCTCTCTGTCCAGTCAGGAAGGGGTGGCGCTGATGTGTCTGGCCGAAGCCCTGCTGCGCATCCCCGATCGTGCCACCCGTGACGCTCTGATTCGCGACAAGATCAGCCATGGCGATTGGCGTGCGCACGTTGGCGAGTCACCCTCCTTGTTTGTGAACGCCGCCACCTGGGGCTTGATGTTGACCGGCCGGCTGGTCAGCGTCAATAGCGAAAAGAACTTGTCCTCTGCGTTGACTCGCATGATCGGTAAAGGTGGCGAACCCCTGATTCGCAAAGGCGTGGACGTTGCCATGCGCATGATGGGCGAGCAGTTTGTGACTGGGCAAACCATTGCGTCGGCCCTGGCCAATAGTCGAAAGTTTGAGGAACAGGGTTTCCGGTATTCCTACGACATGCTGGGCGAGGCCGCCACCACGGCGGAGGACGCCCAGCGCTACTACCAGGCCTATGAGCAGGCGATCCACGCGATTGGCCGGGCCAGTCAGGGACGTGGGATTTACGAAGGGCCTGGTATTTCCATCAAGTTGTCAGCCTTGCATCCGCGTTATAGCCGGGCCCAGCGCGATCGTGTCATGCGCGAGCTCTATCCGCGCCTATTGTCCCTGGCGCAACTGGCTCATCACTACGATGTGGGTCTGAACATAGACGCGGAAGAGGCAGATCGTCTTGAAGTCTCTCTGGATTTGCTGGACAAGCTGTGTTTTGATCCTTCGCTGGCCGGTTGGAATGGCATTGGCTTTGTGGTGCAGGCTTATCAGAAGCGCGCACCTTTTGTGATTGATTACCTGATTGATCTGGCCCGTCGCAGTGGCCATCGCCTGATGCTGCGTCTGGTCAAAGGCGCTTACTGGGATTCGGAGATCAAGCGTGCCCAGGTCGATGGACTGGAAGATTATCCCGTTTACACGCGCAAGGTTCACACGGATGTGTCGTATCTGGCCTGCGCCCGCAAGCTTTTACAGGCCCCCGACGCTGTATACCCGCAGTTTGCAACGCACAATGCGCAAACGCTGGCGGCAATCTATGTGATGGCAGGCCAGAATTATTACACGGGTCAGTATGAGTTCCAGTGCCTGCACGGCATGGGTGAGGACTTGTATGAGGAAGTGGTTGGCCCGATCAAAGAGGGTAAGTTGAACCGTCCATGTCGTATTTACGCCCCGGTCGGCTCCCACGAGACCTTATTGGCCTATCTGGTGCGTCGTCTGCTGGAAAATGGCGCCAATACCTCCTTTGTGAACCAGATCGGCAACGCGGATGTGGATCTGGATAAACTGGTTGCCGATCCCGTGGCCCAGGCCTTGAGCCTGCAACCATTGGGGCGTCCCCACGACAAGATTCCCCTGCCGCGCCAGCTTTACTGGAGTGCCGAGCAGCGCTTGAATTCGGCCGGTTTGGACCTGAGCAATGAGCATCGCCTGGGTTCGCTGGCTGCCACCTTGATGCAAACAGCTGCCTTGCCGCGCCAGGCTCAGCCTGTATTGGGTCAGGGCAATCCGGTCTGGGACGAGACCAAAGCGATATGGGTGCGCAATCCGGCCAATCATCAGGACGTGGTGGGGCAGGTCATGTATGCCACTTCGCAGGATGTGGAGCAGGCTCTGGAGGCTGCCAGTCATTATGCGCCGATCTGGCAGGCAACGCCGGTGCAGGAGCGCGCCGCCGCTTTGCAGCAGGCGGCTCAATTGCTGGAAGACAATATGCAGGATTTGATGGGCTTGCTGGTGCGTGAAGCCGGGAAGTCCTACGCCAATGCGATTGCCGAGGTGCGCGAAGCGGTAGATTTTCTGCGCTACTACGCCGGACAGGTGCTGCGTGACTTCGATAACGATGAGTATCGTCCTGTAGGCGTGGTGCTGTGCATCAGCCCCTGGAATTTCCCCTTGGCTATTTTTCTGGGGCAGGTATCGGCGGCCTTGGCCGCCGGTAACGTGGTTCTGGCCAAACCGGCCGAACAAACTTGCCTGATTGCGGCGGCGGCCGTAGAGCTGCTGCATAAGGCG
This genomic interval from Alcaligenes ammonioxydans contains the following:
- the bfr gene encoding bacterioferritin: MLGNPEVINYLNQLLRGELAARDQYFIHSRFYEHLGFTRLYERMNHEMEEETQHADALIRRILMLDGIPDMRPTAFEPGHDVVSMLRKDLDLEYEVRAALRKGIELAESASDFVTRDIILAQLRDTEEDHAYWLEKQLGLIEKVGLENYQQSQM
- the clpA gene encoding ATP-dependent Clp protease ATP-binding subunit ClpA; the encoded protein is MISEELEVSLHMAFVEARAARHEFITVEHLLLSLLDNASTLEVLKACAADIDALRQNLRKFINENTPTFPGEGEVDTQPTLGFQRVIQRAIMHVSSSNSGKNVVSGANVLVAMYGEKDSHAVYYLQQQGVTRLDVVNFLSHGITKANPEPAAPEPPKPAAASETDTRSDAQKSPLDLYATDLNTEASLGRIDPLIGREKEVERVIQVLCRRRKNNPLLVGEAGVGKTAIAEGLALRIQRGDVPDILSQARVYALDMGALLAGTKYRGDFEQRLKAVLKQLKETAQSILFIDEIHTLIGAGSASGGTLDASNLLKPALSSGQLKCLGATTYSEYRGIFEKDHALSRRFQKIDVAEPTVEQTIQILRGLKANFEEHHGVRYSAAALTAAAELSARYINDRFLPDKAIDVIDEAGAAQRLLPRSKQKKVIGKADIQATVSRIARIPPQTVSSDDRNKLATLARDLKSVVFGQDMAIDALAAAIKMARSGLGLPDKPIGSFLFSGPTGVGKTEVARQLAFVLGVELLRFDMSEYMERHTVSRLIGAPPGYVGFDQGGLLTEAVTKQPHCVLLLDEIEKAHPDVYNILLQVMDHGTLTDNNGRKADFRNVILIMTTNAGAEALNKTSIGFTQAQRSGDEMQDIKRHFSPEFRNRLDAIIGFKPLSRDIILRVVDKFLMQLENQLHEKRVEVTFSDALRDHLAAKGFDPAMGARPMHRLIQDTIRRALADELLFGRLVDGGQVEVDLDENGEVVLEYPSSGPDEPGSKASSRPEPELVD
- the clpS gene encoding ATP-dependent Clp protease adapter ClpS; translation: MAIEIDKQGATTVERQSARLAPPPMYQVILLNDDYTPMEFVVNVLERVFAKTPEQAEQLMLKVHYEGRAVCGVYPRDIAATKVEIVRQLAQSRQHPLQCVMEPVPDA
- the pcaF gene encoding 3-oxoadipyl-CoA thiolase, whose translation is MTQDAFICDAIRTPFGRYGGSLSAVRADDLGAVPIAALMKRNPQVDWSKLDDVMYGCANQAGEDNRNVARMSALLAGLPVDVPGVTLNRLCGSGLDAIGSAARAIRAGDASFILAGGVESMSRAPFVVGKAETAFSRSAGMYDTTIGWRFINKAMKEQYGVDSMPETAENVAQQFNVSREDQDLFAFNSQLRAAAAQEAGILAEEITPVIIPQRKGDAIVVDKDEHPRATTLESLARLKPVVRADGTVTAGNASGVNDGACALLVANKASVQAHGLTPRARVVAMAFAGVEPRIMGIGPAPASQKVLALAGLTLDQMDVIELNEAFAAQGLAVTRMLGLADNDPRVNPNGGAIALGHPLGASGARLAIAAINQLHRTGGRYALCTMCIGVGQGVALILERV
- a CDS encoding DUF192 domain-containing protein, which produces MQYRTTTTGPARPVFFACLLAAFCISAPALANETLPILTLKLGSKQIQAEVADRDETRAQGLMHRESLPPDHGMLFVFEQTGMPCFWMKNTPLPLDIAFITDDGTISNIEAMQPFDLQSHCPVQPVRYALEMEQGWFKQANKKAGEKITGLPALKP
- a CDS encoding paraquat-inducible protein A; translation: MRASRPLIVCTHCDTVHERVPVQGAGLARCVRCDTELYRHSRFSPREWQALVLAVFILFLIANLFPVVHLSMAGKTVAPTFPKALLLIWQQGYWGLSVMAGLVGFWLPLFQLIFQFWALGLIAREKPLPADFGVGLRALSHLEHWSMTAVLFLGLIVAIVKFAGIGHLTVAPGLYAFFALTFLLTGLSRITAGRLWRWAEDRDLVPIATRQDLKAYPAWSACTHCGFVQSSQNSRCGRCAAPVHKRKPNSRARVAALVLTACVFYIPANVLPVMELRSIMGTSAHTILGGVIQLWQLGSWDLALIVFIASIVVPITKLLALVILLIGRRWRGNEVQRQRNRIYDMVELIGQWSMLDVFVVVLMAALANFPGLSQIIPGAGALSFGIVVVLTMLAALSYDPRQGWDLDPREELLIEPRPKPSPPGTRATS
- the sodB gene encoding superoxide dismutase [Fe] yields the protein MAFTLPALPYELNALEPHISKETLEYHYGKHHQAYVTNLNNLVAGTEFENASLEDVVKKSSGGVFNNAAQVWNHTFYWNSLAPNGGGAPTGKLADAINAKWGSFDAFKEAFTKSAVGNFGSGWTWLVKKADGSLDIVNTSNAGTTLTSDDVALITCDVWEHAYYIDYRNARPKYLEIFWNLVNWDFAAKNLG
- a CDS encoding cold-shock protein, which produces MSETTTTAGTGDNQKLSGTVKWFNDAKGFGFITPDNGGEDLFAHFSSIQMNGFKTLKEGQKVLYEVAQGPKGKQALNITSP